One window of Nostoc sp. UHCC 0926 genomic DNA carries:
- a CDS encoding group II intron reverse transcriptase/maturase, with amino-acid sequence MIRHGYKTSESWRALPWKKFRRNLFRLQKRVYKAVQVGDKRKARSLQKLILKSTSARFLAIRQVSQLNAGKKTAGIDGKKSLTFSERFYLEEWLRVNSGDWKHQGLREIPIPKKDGTTRMLKIPTIADRAWQCLAKYALEAAHEATFHARSYGFRPGRSAHDAQQSIFNNLNSSSNGIKKRVIELDIEKCFDRINHSTIMDELIAPKGLKLGIYRCLKAGVNPQFPEQGTPQGGVVSPLLANIALNGIESIHRYHYGYKEGKIITEKTPGKSISEPSIRYADDMVIILRPEDDAEEILERIAEFLRIRGMNVSQKKTKVTAATDGFDFLGWNFKVQKNGKFRSTPSVDNFKAFRKKVKHVVNNSNYGSIVKAEKLAPIVRGWRNYHKFCKMDGSKHSLWFLSSRAYTVFNKETKQNRYSSEKLIKKAFPTIPYSENKHVMVQGTKSPYDGDTAYWSKRNSKLYDGETSIALKKQNHRCASCGLKFIDDERINLHHIDGNHANWKKNNLEAIHESCHDYKHMSKSAS; translated from the coding sequence ATGATTAGGCACGGTTACAAAACTAGTGAATCTTGGAGAGCTTTACCGTGGAAGAAATTCCGCCGTAACCTTTTCCGCCTTCAAAAGCGCGTGTACAAAGCTGTTCAAGTTGGAGACAAGCGGAAAGCTAGGTCACTCCAAAAGCTCATTCTAAAATCAACCTCGGCTCGATTTCTTGCAATAAGACAAGTATCTCAGTTAAACGCTGGTAAAAAGACGGCGGGTATTGATGGCAAAAAATCCCTAACCTTTTCCGAACGCTTCTATCTAGAAGAATGGTTAAGAGTTAATAGCGGAGATTGGAAGCATCAAGGCTTACGGGAAATCCCCATCCCCAAAAAGGACGGGACAACCAGAATGCTTAAAATACCAACCATAGCGGATAGAGCTTGGCAATGTCTAGCTAAATACGCTCTGGAAGCCGCACATGAAGCAACTTTCCACGCTAGGAGTTACGGGTTTAGACCTGGGCGCTCTGCCCACGATGCACAACAGAGCATCTTTAATAACCTAAACTCAAGCAGCAACGGAATAAAAAAACGAGTAATAGAACTCGATATCGAAAAATGCTTCGATAGGATTAATCACTCAACGATTATGGATGAACTCATTGCCCCTAAAGGCTTAAAACTCGGAATATACCGATGCCTCAAGGCTGGAGTTAACCCACAATTCCCCGAACAGGGTACGCCTCAAGGGGGAGTAGTTAGCCCATTACTAGCTAATATCGCTCTCAACGGGATTGAAAGTATCCACAGATACCACTATGGATACAAAGAAGGAAAGATAATAACGGAAAAAACACCGGGAAAATCGATTAGTGAGCCATCAATCCGCTATGCGGATGACATGGTTATTATACTCCGCCCCGAAGATGATGCAGAAGAGATACTTGAAAGAATCGCCGAATTCCTCCGCATTCGCGGAATGAATGTAAGCCAAAAGAAAACCAAAGTCACCGCCGCGACAGACGGGTTTGATTTCCTCGGCTGGAACTTTAAAGTCCAGAAAAACGGAAAGTTCAGAAGTACTCCCTCAGTGGATAACTTTAAAGCATTCCGTAAGAAAGTAAAACACGTTGTCAACAACTCGAATTATGGTTCTATCGTCAAGGCTGAGAAATTAGCACCGATAGTTAGAGGCTGGAGAAACTACCACAAGTTCTGTAAGATGGATGGTTCAAAGCATTCGCTTTGGTTCCTGTCCAGCAGAGCATACACGGTATTTAACAAGGAAACAAAGCAAAACCGCTATTCGAGCGAAAAGCTCATAAAGAAAGCATTTCCAACGATTCCTTACTCCGAAAACAAACACGTCATGGTTCAGGGTACAAAATCCCCCTATGACGGAGATACAGCCTATTGGAGTAAACGTAACAGTAAACTCTACGACGGCGAAACTTCTATTGCTCTTAAAAAGCAAAACCATAGATGTGCTTCCTGCGGCTTAAAATTCATTGATGATGAGCGCATTAACTTGCACCACATCGACGGAAATCACGCCAACTGGAAAAAGAACAATCTAGAGGCAATCCACGAAAGTTGTCATGATTATAAGCACATGAGCAAAAGCGCAAGCTGA